TTACCGAAGCCAACTTGAAAGCACTTTATCAAACAGATTTGCGCCTGGTCGATGTACCTGCTCTGCAACGACAAATCTGTGCGATTACCCATTTATAACCCCACTAGAAGGACATTCATATGTTGAAAGACTCTCTGAAAAAAGGCTTAATTACGCTTTCCCTTGCAGCCTGCTTTGCCCTGCCGTTGCAAGCAAAAATCGTGACGGATGTTGAAGGTAATAAAATTGAATTACCAGATAACGTACAACGTGTTGCCGATCTTTGGCATGCGAATAACCAAATCGTATTGTTATTAGGCGGTGCGAATAAATTAGTTGGTACTACTACGACCATCGCCGCGAACCCTTGGTATAGCGCAGTATATCCAAATATTAAAAATGTACCGGTATTAACCAACGGTGAAACCATTCAAACGGAAGAACTGTTAAGTCATAAACCAGATGCGGTATTGCTCTCGAAAAAATCGATGTTAACTGAAGTGGAGCAAGCCGGCTTGAAAGGCGTGCGTGTAAGTTTCCAAGATTTTGATGGTTTGAAAAAAACCGTACGCATCACGGCTGAAGTGTTAGGTGATAAAGCCCCTGAAATCGCAGAAAACTATATCAAAGAATTAGAAGGCAATATTCAATTTGTGGAAAGTCGTCTTAAAGGCATCAAAGATGAACAACGCCCTACGGTGTTACATATCACTAAAGGTTCTGACTTATTGATGATTGACGGCGGAAAATCGA
The sequence above is a segment of the Haemophilus parainfluenzae genome. Coding sequences within it:
- a CDS encoding ABC transporter substrate-binding protein, yielding MLKDSLKKGLITLSLAACFALPLQAKIVTDVEGNKIELPDNVQRVADLWHANNQIVLLLGGANKLVGTTTTIAANPWYSAVYPNIKNVPVLTNGETIQTEELLSHKPDAVLLSKKSMLTEVEQAGLKGVRVSFQDFDGLKKTVRITAEVLGDKAPEIAENYIKELEGNIQFVESRLKGIKDEQRPTVLHITKGSDLLMIDGGKSMIGEWIKLAGGKSVLPDEANMVTVTVESIIQANPDVIIIGSSGNKAQAAIEKIKADPAWQSISAVKNNRIYANPTGTFPWDRYSAEEALQILWAAQLFHPEQFKDLNMVEKTQAFYKKYYGYELSKENAEQILKGLSPLK